The following are encoded together in the Flavihumibacter fluvii genome:
- a CDS encoding DUF4242 domain-containing protein, giving the protein MKKKMLFAITMIVATTSFSQANKFNSISDTKDRSLFIDVHDLTPGKVSFSDVMEAHKKDLATEGKYDVSFIKFWVDEQKGKVYCLSSAKDAASITKTHAEAHGLLPSGIYKVTDGLRADEIAGGQLFIDIHELGPGKVTAAAVAEAHKKDLQAQKKYGVNFLNYWVDESAGKIYCLSQAPDSSAIIKTHKEAHGLLPAAILKVKQGE; this is encoded by the coding sequence ATGAAAAAGAAAATGCTATTCGCGATAACCATGATTGTCGCAACAACATCGTTTAGTCAGGCAAACAAATTCAATTCCATTAGTGACACTAAAGACCGGAGCCTGTTTATTGATGTACACGATCTCACACCCGGAAAAGTTTCCTTCTCCGATGTAATGGAAGCGCATAAAAAGGACCTGGCCACTGAAGGTAAATATGATGTCAGCTTTATTAAATTCTGGGTTGATGAACAAAAAGGAAAAGTATACTGCCTGTCGTCTGCTAAGGATGCAGCATCGATTACTAAAACCCATGCTGAAGCACACGGCTTGCTGCCTTCCGGGATCTATAAAGTGACCGATGGACTCCGGGCTGATGAAATTGCAGGTGGACAATTATTTATTGACATCCATGAACTGGGTCCTGGCAAGGTTACCGCTGCTGCAGTTGCAGAAGCACATAAAAAAGACCTGCAGGCGCAAAAGAAATACGGCGTCAACTTTTTAAACTATTGGGTAGATGAATCTGCGGGCAAGATTTATTGCCTTTCCCAGGCACCGGATTCAAGTGCAATTATTAAAACGCATAAAGAAGCGCACGGACTATTACCAGCCGCTATTTTGAAAGTAAAACAGGGTGAATAA
- a CDS encoding RNA polymerase sigma factor produces the protein MNTVDRATVNRKGKFLSAAELALHIEGCALKNRESQEIIYTGFYGYAKTVCNGYCRNHNDVTEIINDGFLRVFQEIHRFTPAFADARKSFKGWLRRIMINTAINHFRMNRKHRLIVDLDDTIVQVSVTGEDAFDKISYQEIIGSLQQLTPGYRTVLNLYLVKGFTHEEISGLVGISIGTSKSNLAKAKKQLKGILFQQNKTSYHGKN, from the coding sequence ATGAATACCGTTGATCGCGCTACAGTAAACAGAAAAGGAAAATTCCTGTCCGCCGCTGAACTGGCTCTGCATATCGAAGGATGTGCTTTAAAAAACAGGGAAAGCCAGGAAATAATTTATACCGGTTTCTACGGCTATGCGAAAACGGTATGTAATGGCTATTGCAGGAACCACAACGATGTAACAGAGATTATTAACGATGGATTCCTGCGGGTATTCCAGGAAATCCATCGTTTTACACCCGCCTTTGCAGACGCACGAAAAAGCTTCAAAGGCTGGCTAAGGAGAATAATGATCAATACCGCCATTAACCATTTCCGAATGAATAGAAAACACCGGCTTATTGTAGACCTGGACGATACCATCGTCCAGGTCTCAGTAACTGGTGAAGATGCTTTTGACAAAATTTCTTACCAGGAGATTATAGGATCGCTGCAGCAATTAACCCCTGGTTATAGGACTGTCCTGAATCTATATTTAGTGAAAGGATTCACACATGAGGAAATTTCCGGCCTGGTCGGGATTTCAATTGGTACTTCTAAATCGAACCTGGCTAAGGCAAAAAAGCAACTAAAAGGAATACTATTTCAACAGAACAAAACATCTTACCATGGAAAAAATTAA
- a CDS encoding VOC family protein, with protein MKKVTGIGGIFFKCKDPDKMNEWYKTHLGFDTSQYGTNFEWRHDTDPTKKGSTVWSPFAESTKYFEPSTKDFMINYSVENIEALVEQLKNEGVTILDKIEVSDYGKFVHIVDLEGNKVELWEPINVE; from the coding sequence ATGAAAAAAGTAACCGGAATTGGCGGCATCTTTTTTAAATGCAAAGACCCCGATAAAATGAATGAATGGTACAAAACCCATTTAGGGTTTGATACCAGCCAATACGGGACAAATTTCGAGTGGCGCCATGATACAGACCCAACAAAAAAAGGATCCACGGTCTGGAGCCCCTTTGCTGAATCAACAAAATATTTCGAGCCTTCAACAAAAGACTTTATGATTAACTATAGCGTGGAGAACATAGAGGCTCTTGTAGAACAACTTAAAAATGAAGGGGTTACCATCCTGGACAAAATTGAGGTGTCTGACTATGGTAAATTTGTTCATATTGTTGACCTCGAAGGCAACAAGGTTGAACTCTGGGAACCTATTAATGTTGAATAA
- a CDS encoding xanthine dehydrogenase family protein molybdopterin-binding subunit — MSTTNDTSRRNFLKMSSLTAGGFILGFNWIGNQLKAAPVANAAMAGEIGFNSYLSISAEGIVTLYSPNPELGQNIITSFPMIVAEELDADWSKVKIEQAHLDTVKFDRQLTGGSGAVPHSWMKLRKAGATVRHMLIAAAAKQWNVPETECTTADSFVLHAASGKKASYGELAASAAMMPVPADVKLKDRKDFKLIGTAVRNVENNKIITGKPLFGLDFYREGMLHAMIQRPKAFGLKIKSVDAAAAKAMPGIVDVVTFGNNVAVVGKSTWEVMKARKVLKVEYEKDGNLESSADHNKLFLDLLDNGKPKQERKNGDVDTAFKNAAKTIKSEYQCPFLSHSPMEPMNFFAHVRPDGVELVGPTQTPAAARAATSKLLNIPEDKITVSITRLGGGFGRRLKFDYVVEAAELSSIIKAPVKVTWLKEDDMTGGSYRPAVRYRFEAALDAKGNMVGYKLRGVGINSGNPTRPDNFPSGAVDNLLIESVEHVSPITTGAWRAPITNFLAYAEQSFLDEVAFAAGKDPVQFRLDLLQKAKTNPAGEIKYDIDRMVGVIKLAAEKSGWGTKKNVSQGFSVYFSHRSYVAQVCEVVMDKGKPLVKKVYAASDCGQVVNLSGARQQVTGGIVDGYGHAMFGKLSFKDGETEQKNYNSYRLIRMKEIPEVETHFVDNGIDPTGLGEPALPPTGGAVANAIFKATGKRLRNQPFMDEELFSGKKVESVLKKEKIN, encoded by the coding sequence ATGTCAACCACCAACGATACCAGCAGAAGGAATTTCCTGAAAATGTCATCGCTCACTGCGGGCGGTTTTATACTGGGTTTCAACTGGATCGGCAACCAGCTTAAAGCAGCGCCCGTTGCCAATGCCGCCATGGCCGGTGAGATCGGCTTTAACAGCTATCTCTCCATATCAGCCGAAGGCATTGTAACCCTGTACTCACCCAATCCGGAACTCGGCCAGAATATCATCACTTCTTTCCCGATGATTGTGGCCGAAGAACTGGATGCAGACTGGAGCAAAGTAAAAATTGAACAGGCGCACCTGGATACCGTAAAATTTGACCGCCAGCTGACCGGCGGAAGCGGTGCTGTGCCGCATTCCTGGATGAAATTGCGGAAGGCGGGGGCTACCGTCAGGCATATGCTCATCGCAGCCGCTGCCAAACAATGGAATGTGCCGGAAACGGAATGTACTACAGCAGATAGTTTTGTATTGCATGCCGCATCCGGAAAGAAAGCCAGTTATGGAGAACTGGCAGCATCGGCAGCAATGATGCCGGTACCAGCCGATGTGAAACTGAAAGACCGGAAGGACTTCAAATTAATTGGTACTGCAGTCAGGAATGTAGAAAATAATAAAATCATCACCGGTAAACCTTTATTCGGACTGGATTTTTACCGCGAAGGCATGCTGCATGCGATGATCCAGCGCCCAAAGGCATTTGGACTGAAAATAAAATCGGTGGATGCCGCCGCGGCGAAAGCGATGCCGGGTATTGTGGATGTGGTCACCTTCGGAAACAATGTGGCGGTGGTGGGTAAATCAACCTGGGAGGTGATGAAGGCCAGGAAGGTGTTGAAGGTTGAGTATGAAAAAGACGGCAACCTGGAAAGCAGTGCCGATCACAATAAACTATTCCTGGATTTGCTCGACAATGGCAAGCCGAAGCAGGAGCGCAAAAACGGTGATGTGGATACTGCCTTTAAAAATGCGGCGAAGACCATTAAGAGCGAATACCAATGTCCGTTCCTGTCCCATAGTCCCATGGAGCCCATGAACTTTTTTGCGCATGTGCGGCCCGATGGGGTGGAGCTGGTTGGACCCACACAAACGCCGGCAGCCGCGCGGGCAGCCACTTCCAAGCTGTTGAATATTCCGGAAGATAAGATCACGGTGTCGATCACCCGCCTGGGTGGAGGATTTGGCCGGCGACTGAAATTCGATTATGTAGTTGAAGCAGCGGAATTGAGCAGTATCATCAAGGCACCGGTGAAAGTCACCTGGTTAAAAGAAGATGATATGACCGGCGGCAGTTACCGTCCGGCTGTGCGTTACCGTTTCGAAGCAGCCCTTGATGCGAAAGGAAATATGGTCGGGTATAAATTGCGCGGGGTAGGTATCAATTCAGGCAATCCCACCAGGCCGGATAATTTTCCATCGGGCGCGGTGGATAATTTACTGATAGAATCGGTGGAACATGTATCGCCCATCACTACGGGAGCATGGCGGGCACCGATCACCAATTTCCTGGCCTATGCGGAGCAATCCTTCCTGGATGAAGTCGCTTTTGCAGCCGGAAAAGATCCCGTACAATTCAGGCTGGACCTATTGCAGAAAGCAAAAACGAATCCGGCCGGCGAGATCAAATATGATATTGACCGGATGGTGGGTGTGATCAAACTGGCCGCTGAGAAATCGGGCTGGGGCACCAAGAAGAATGTTTCCCAGGGATTCAGTGTTTACTTTTCACACCGCTCTTATGTAGCTCAGGTATGTGAGGTGGTGATGGACAAAGGGAAGCCGCTGGTGAAAAAAGTGTATGCGGCGTCAGACTGTGGCCAGGTGGTGAACCTGAGTGGCGCGCGGCAACAGGTAACTGGTGGCATTGTGGATGGCTATGGCCATGCGATGTTTGGCAAGCTATCTTTTAAGGATGGCGAAACAGAGCAGAAGAATTACAATTCATACCGGTTGATCCGGATGAAAGAAATTCCGGAAGTCGAGACCCATTTTGTCGATAATGGCATTGATCCAACCGGGTTGGGTGAGCCTGCACTTCCGCCCACCGGTGGAGCGGTGGCCAATGCCATCTTTAAAGCAACGGGCAAGCGGTTGCGGAACCAGCCATTTATGGATGAAGAATTGTTCAGCGGTAAAAAAGTGGAGAGTGTGTTGAAGAAGGAGAAGATCAATTAA
- a CDS encoding (2Fe-2S)-binding protein, which yields MASYTLSINGKQYEADVAGDTPLLWYLRDHLGLVGTKYGCGIAQCGACTVHVNGAAARSCTLPVSSLTKAKITTIEGLSEKGDHPVQQAWDEVDVAQCGYCQAGQIMTAAALLQKNPHPSETEIANTMHANICRCGAYHRIREAVKLASNKL from the coding sequence ATGGCCAGTTACACTTTATCGATCAATGGAAAGCAATATGAAGCCGATGTGGCCGGGGACACGCCCCTGCTTTGGTACCTGCGTGATCACCTTGGACTGGTGGGCACCAAGTATGGCTGCGGCATTGCGCAATGCGGTGCCTGCACCGTGCATGTGAATGGTGCGGCAGCAAGATCCTGCACCTTGCCTGTATCCTCCCTTACAAAAGCCAAAATCACCACCATTGAAGGCCTCTCAGAAAAAGGAGACCATCCGGTGCAGCAGGCCTGGGATGAGGTGGATGTGGCGCAATGCGGATATTGCCAGGCCGGACAGATCATGACTGCCGCGGCATTATTACAAAAAAACCCGCATCCTTCCGAAACCGAAATTGCGAATACCATGCACGCCAATATCTGCCGCTGTGGTGCCTATCACCGCATCCGCGAAGCCGTAAAATTAGCCAGCAATAAACTCTGA
- a CDS encoding tetratricopeptide repeat protein: MDKKAITPVTVNEQLSRILAAETFQGSTILSRFLSFIVTETLAGNEAELKEYTIALKVMKKRPDFNPQADPIVRIHAGRLRRSLREYYSHAGQSDPIMISIPKGSYVPAFSENVGGEKPAALKQEIVVGRKTSIAVLPFNNIGADASTGNFADGLGDRLSTELTRYPELAVVAYYSSRRIADSILDVKEAGAILDARYLLTGSVQRNETRIRLTVQLIKADTREQVWANFYERDSTVLNLLEVQDEIVWQVVSQTAGHYGAILRNVSRIPASKSIDDIGVYEAIFWYYHFVNNLSEEIFHKAEKAMQEAVEADPEYALGWAVLGEIFVGGYFLGFRSKLTQQQLEMAVVYGKKAIKIDPYCQHGYQTMALANLFLHNKAEALKAIEAWTAIKPGAAGIMGAIGFCLICCGEYDRGFKLLDESIQLNPYYQWWFNGGLGFYHFEKKNYADAIYWAEKMNMSAVPWELLLKVASLAEMNQLTAAQKCGEQLLQQFPQLKGRLPEYTSAFITDGQFLDKLGSALLKAGVG; this comes from the coding sequence GTGGACAAAAAGGCAATTACTCCTGTTACTGTGAATGAACAACTTTCGCGAATCCTTGCTGCGGAAACTTTCCAGGGTTCAACGATACTATCGCGGTTCTTAAGCTTTATAGTTACCGAAACGCTGGCCGGAAATGAGGCAGAGCTGAAGGAGTATACCATTGCCTTAAAAGTTATGAAGAAAAGGCCGGACTTCAATCCGCAGGCAGACCCGATCGTACGCATACATGCGGGAAGGCTAAGGCGCAGCCTAAGGGAATATTATAGCCATGCCGGGCAATCAGATCCCATCATGATATCGATACCTAAGGGTTCCTATGTTCCGGCATTTTCGGAAAATGTTGGCGGAGAAAAGCCGGCTGCTTTAAAACAGGAGATCGTGGTCGGCCGGAAAACTTCCATTGCCGTGTTGCCTTTCAACAATATTGGTGCCGATGCATCTACCGGAAATTTTGCCGATGGACTGGGTGATCGTTTAAGTACAGAGCTGACCAGGTATCCTGAACTGGCGGTCGTGGCCTATTATTCCAGCAGGCGCATTGCAGACAGTATCCTGGATGTAAAAGAAGCGGGTGCTATCCTGGATGCCCGGTACCTGTTAACCGGCAGCGTACAAAGAAATGAAACGCGCATACGCCTGACTGTGCAGCTGATCAAGGCCGATACGCGTGAGCAGGTCTGGGCCAATTTTTATGAACGGGACAGTACCGTATTGAATTTACTGGAAGTGCAGGATGAAATCGTATGGCAGGTGGTGAGCCAGACCGCGGGCCATTACGGCGCTATCTTACGAAATGTATCCAGGATCCCGGCGTCGAAAAGTATTGATGATATCGGCGTATACGAAGCGATCTTCTGGTATTACCATTTCGTGAATAACCTGTCGGAAGAGATCTTCCACAAAGCAGAAAAGGCGATGCAGGAAGCGGTGGAAGCAGACCCGGAATATGCGCTGGGCTGGGCTGTGCTGGGCGAAATATTTGTAGGTGGATACTTTTTAGGGTTCCGGAGTAAGCTCACCCAACAGCAGCTGGAAATGGCCGTTGTGTATGGTAAAAAGGCCATCAAGATTGACCCGTATTGCCAGCATGGCTACCAGACCATGGCCCTGGCCAACCTTTTCCTTCACAACAAGGCTGAAGCGCTGAAAGCTATTGAAGCCTGGACGGCCATCAAGCCCGGTGCCGCGGGTATCATGGGTGCGATCGGTTTTTGTTTGATCTGTTGCGGGGAATATGACCGGGGATTTAAGTTGCTGGATGAATCGATCCAATTAAATCCCTATTACCAATGGTGGTTCAATGGCGGGCTGGGTTTCTACCATTTTGAGAAAAAGAATTATGCGGACGCCATTTATTGGGCCGAGAAAATGAATATGTCGGCCGTGCCCTGGGAGTTGCTTTTAAAAGTTGCATCGCTGGCAGAGATGAATCAGTTAACAGCTGCGCAAAAATGCGGTGAACAATTGCTGCAGCAGTTTCCACAACTGAAAGGCAGGTTGCCCGAATATACCAGCGCCTTTATTACCGATGGGCAATTCCTTGATAAGTTGGGTAGCGCGTTATTGAAAGCCGGAGTGGGATGA
- a CDS encoding arylsulfatase: MRHLYFAFLLFAFSSCHNAATKQENAATNQENAASRPNILVIVADDLGYSDIAPFGGNIETPVISQLAQAGMHFSDFHVLPTCSPTRSALLTGNDNHVAGLGIMSEMDYPALHQLNLPGYRAHLSDEVVTIPELLRNNGYHTYMTGKWHLGEGPGMDPHDRGFEESFILGTGGGSHWNDRKALAPPQHMEYTRNGTVVEPPVDFYSSKNYTDSMIRFIDQNKSDKKPFFAYLSYTAVHDPLHAPDDYIAKYKGKFDIGWDSLWTLRLHNLQTLGIVPKNLTRFSKNPVIPQWKSLSKEQQKEFARDMEVYAAMLEYLDMSMGRVIDYLKKEGLYENTLVVFMSDNGANGATAGTYPGNADGKYLSKFNNQLENRGKRNSYVEMGPGWAQASSAPYRLFKTFASEGGIKAPLIIKLPGKMAHAGEWNKSFVHVTDLMPTILELANTPYPNDPAKKIHPLIGKSLVPVLKGDSASVHTNEGMGWELFEMKAYIKGNWKILRLPRPFGSGEWQLYDLATDPAETTDLSQQHPEIKSDLIKAWNVYAEQNSVYDHHGHYDSVYKATYMPGKEND, translated from the coding sequence ATGAGACACCTTTATTTCGCCTTTTTATTGTTTGCCTTTTCTTCCTGTCATAACGCCGCAACCAAACAGGAGAACGCCGCAACGAACCAGGAGAATGCCGCATCCCGCCCCAATATCCTGGTAATTGTTGCCGACGACCTGGGCTATAGTGATATCGCGCCTTTTGGTGGCAACATCGAAACGCCTGTCATCAGCCAGCTGGCACAAGCGGGCATGCATTTTTCTGATTTCCACGTATTGCCTACCTGCTCCCCAACACGCTCGGCTTTATTAACGGGTAACGATAACCATGTCGCCGGACTGGGCATCATGAGCGAGATGGATTATCCCGCCCTGCACCAGTTAAACCTTCCCGGCTACAGGGCCCACCTGAGTGATGAAGTGGTGACGATTCCTGAATTGCTACGGAACAACGGCTACCATACCTATATGACGGGTAAATGGCATCTGGGTGAAGGTCCCGGCATGGATCCGCACGACCGTGGTTTTGAAGAATCTTTTATCCTGGGCACGGGTGGCGGTAGCCACTGGAACGACCGCAAAGCGCTTGCTCCACCGCAACATATGGAGTACACCCGGAACGGCACCGTGGTAGAGCCGCCGGTGGATTTCTACTCTTCAAAGAATTATACCGATTCCATGATTCGTTTCATCGACCAGAATAAATCGGATAAAAAACCCTTCTTTGCCTACCTCTCCTATACGGCTGTCCATGATCCCTTGCATGCCCCCGATGACTATATTGCCAAATACAAGGGTAAATTCGACATTGGCTGGGACTCGCTCTGGACCCTTCGCCTGCATAACCTGCAAACCCTGGGTATCGTTCCAAAAAATCTAACCCGCTTCTCCAAGAATCCGGTTATCCCGCAATGGAAATCGCTGAGCAAAGAGCAACAGAAAGAATTTGCGCGCGATATGGAAGTGTATGCGGCTATGCTGGAATACCTCGACATGAGTATGGGTCGCGTGATCGACTACCTGAAAAAGGAAGGCTTATATGAGAATACCCTGGTGGTATTTATGTCCGACAATGGCGCTAACGGCGCAACCGCAGGTACTTACCCCGGCAACGCCGATGGAAAATACCTTAGCAAGTTCAACAACCAATTAGAGAATCGGGGCAAAAGAAATTCTTATGTCGAAATGGGTCCCGGCTGGGCACAGGCTTCTTCGGCGCCCTACCGGCTTTTTAAAACCTTTGCCTCTGAAGGGGGTATCAAAGCGCCCCTCATCATAAAATTGCCTGGGAAAATGGCACATGCCGGTGAATGGAATAAAAGCTTTGTCCATGTTACCGACCTGATGCCGACCATCCTGGAACTGGCCAATACGCCCTATCCCAATGACCCCGCGAAAAAAATCCATCCACTAATTGGGAAATCATTGGTCCCGGTTTTAAAAGGCGATTCAGCATCGGTACACACCAACGAAGGCATGGGCTGGGAGCTCTTTGAAATGAAAGCCTATATCAAAGGCAACTGGAAAATACTAAGGCTGCCCCGGCCCTTTGGTTCCGGCGAATGGCAGCTGTATGACCTGGCAACCGACCCGGCGGAAACAACTGATCTCTCGCAACAGCATCCGGAAATAAAATCCGATTTAATAAAAGCCTGGAATGTTTACGCCGAACAGAATAGTGTGTACGATCACCATGGCCACTACGACTCCGTGTATAAAGCAACCTATATGCCGGGTAAAGAGAACGACTAG